In Flavobacterium sp. N1736, the following are encoded in one genomic region:
- the ykgO gene encoding type B 50S ribosomal protein L36, with protein sequence MKVRASVKKRSPECIIVRRKGRLYVINKKNPRFKQRQG encoded by the coding sequence ATGAAAGTTAGAGCATCAGTAAAAAAGAGAAGTCCCGAGTGCATCATTGTGCGTAGAAAAGGGAGATTGTACGTAATAAACAAAAAGAATCCTAGATTTAAACAAAGACAAGGATAA
- the infA gene encoding translation initiation factor IF-1: MAKQSAIEQDGSIIEALSNAMFRVELENGHIVIAHISGKMRMHYIKLLPGDKVKLEMSPYDLSKARITYRY; encoded by the coding sequence ATGGCAAAACAATCAGCAATAGAACAAGACGGATCAATCATCGAAGCATTGTCAAATGCGATGTTCCGTGTAGAGTTAGAAAATGGACATATTGTAATTGCTCATATTTCTGGAAAAATGCGTATGCATTATATCAAGTTATTACCTGGTGATAAAGTGAAACTAGAAATGAGTCCTTATGATTTGTCAAAAGCAAGAATTACTTATCGATATTAA
- the rpsM gene encoding 30S ribosomal protein S13 — protein sequence MARIAGVDIPKNKRGVIALTYIFGLGRSRAIEILEKAQVSQDKKVQDWNDDEIGAIRDAVSFYKIEGELRSEVSLNIKRLMDIGCYRGIRHRSGLPLRGQRTKNNSRTRKGKRKTVANKKKATK from the coding sequence ATGGCAAGAATAGCAGGGGTAGATATCCCAAAAAATAAAAGAGGTGTTATAGCACTTACCTATATCTTTGGATTAGGAAGAAGTAGAGCTATTGAGATTTTAGAAAAAGCTCAAGTTAGCCAAGACAAAAAAGTTCAAGATTGGAATGATGATGAGATCGGAGCGATTCGTGATGCTGTTTCATTTTACAAAATTGAAGGAGAATTACGTTCAGAAGTTTCTTTGAACATCAAACGTTTAATGGATATTGGTTGTTACAGAGGTATCCGTCATAGATCTGGTCTTCCTTTAAGAGGACAAAGAACTAAAAACAACTCTAGAACAAGAAAAGGTAAAAGAAAAACTGTTGCTAACAAGAAAAAAGCAACTAAATAA